A single region of the Agromyces sp. Leaf222 genome encodes:
- a CDS encoding MoxR family ATPase, which yields MAVTQEQAQWFQDAFSKLVDNIDQAILGKRHVIELVVTALLSDGHVLLEDFPGTGKTVLAKALANTLDGTHSRIQFTPDLLPSDVTGVTIFDQGKGHFEFHRGPIFASIVLADEINRASPKTQSALLEVMEEGRVTVDGVGYEVGSPFMVIATQNPVEQAGTYSLPEAQLDRFLIKTSLGYPDHETAVTLLLDSANRARAGKVTPIIASSSVTTMAQLASEVYVDASVLSYLNELVTGTREHKDSALGVSMRGALALARATKTWAIAHGRTYVTPDDVRELAVSVLAHRIIVDPEAEFAGATAEDIVASVIVDVAPPAYRAA from the coding sequence ATGGCAGTAACGCAGGAGCAGGCGCAGTGGTTCCAGGACGCCTTCTCGAAGCTCGTCGACAACATCGACCAGGCGATCCTCGGCAAGCGCCATGTGATCGAGCTCGTCGTCACGGCGCTCCTCTCCGACGGGCATGTGCTGCTCGAGGACTTCCCCGGCACGGGTAAGACCGTGCTCGCGAAGGCGCTCGCGAACACGCTCGACGGCACGCACTCGCGCATCCAGTTCACGCCCGACCTGCTGCCGTCCGACGTCACGGGTGTCACGATCTTCGACCAGGGCAAGGGGCACTTCGAGTTCCACCGCGGCCCGATCTTCGCGTCGATCGTGCTCGCCGACGAGATCAACCGCGCGAGCCCGAAGACCCAGTCGGCGCTCCTCGAGGTCATGGAGGAGGGTCGTGTCACGGTCGACGGCGTCGGCTACGAGGTCGGCAGCCCGTTCATGGTCATCGCGACGCAGAACCCGGTCGAGCAGGCCGGAACCTATTCGCTTCCCGAGGCGCAGCTCGACCGCTTCCTCATCAAGACGTCGCTCGGATACCCCGACCACGAGACCGCCGTCACGCTGCTGCTCGACTCGGCCAACCGCGCCCGTGCCGGCAAGGTCACCCCGATCATCGCGTCGAGCTCGGTGACCACCATGGCCCAGCTCGCGTCGGAGGTCTACGTCGACGCCTCGGTGCTCTCCTACCTCAACGAGCTGGTCACCGGAACGCGCGAGCACAAGGACTCCGCGCTCGGCGTCAGCATGCGCGGCGCGCTCGCGCTGGCCCGTGCGACCAAGACCTGGGCCATCGCGCACGGCCGCACGTACGTCACGCCCGACGACGTGCGCGAGCTCGCGGTGTCGGTGCTCGCGCACCGCATCATCGTCGACCCCGAGGCCGAGTTCGCCGGCGCCACCGCCGAGGACATCGTCGCCTCGGTGATCGTCGACGTCGCCCCGCCCGCCTACCGCGCCGCATGA